A window of Paenibacillus phoenicis genomic DNA:
AGACGATAACCCCTGCCGGCGTTAAGCTCGTATAGGTGGTCATAAATCCGCCAAATGTTAAGATCACCTCTGACGGAATCGGGGGAAATACGTTTTCCAGGGCAATCAGCAGGAAGACGCCAAAATAGCCAAACCTCTCCATAAAGTCTGTAATCCAGTTCTCCACGTTGTACCTCCAGTATTTTAGCGAATCGCTTTTTTGACGTTGCGTAAGTATCGGGACCGAATAAAGAAGAAGTAGACCACTTGCACCAGCAAAAAGCTAGCCAAGATCAACACCGTCTGCCAAGCGACAGAGAAGTTAAACAAGTTTTGCATGGCCTTAAACGCAAACA
This region includes:
- a CDS encoding ABC transporter permease, whose translation is MPMALAIIHSLFAFKAMQNLFNFSVAWQTVLILASFLLVQVVYFFFIRSRYLRNVKKAIR